The following are encoded together in the Scytonema millei VB511283 genome:
- a CDS encoding ester cyclase, which translates to MSLLAQAEQFFAALNAHDLDKVAAAIAPSASVRTPIGSFTGGEAYREWMLMHFRALPDFTHEIRGMAAESDRTLAFELHATGTMTGPLAMPGGDLPPTGRTINISASDFWRFEDGLIVEYHLYFDRLDFFGQLGLTPPADD; encoded by the coding sequence ATGTCTTTACTCGCACAAGCCGAGCAGTTCTTTGCCGCACTGAACGCCCACGATCTAGACAAGGTAGCTGCCGCGATCGCCCCGTCAGCCAGCGTTCGCACCCCCATAGGGTCATTTACTGGCGGTGAAGCTTACCGAGAGTGGATGTTGATGCACTTCCGAGCGTTACCAGATTTTACTCACGAAATTCGCGGTATGGCAGCCGAATCAGACCGGACGCTTGCCTTCGAGCTGCACGCCACTGGAACCATGACTGGTCCTCTGGCTATGCCAGGTGGTGATTTACCTCCTACGGGCAGAACCATCAATATCTCTGCATCCGATTTCTGGCGATTTGAAGATGGGCTGATTGTTGAGTATCATCTCTACTTCGATCGACTCGATTTCTTCGGGCAACTGGGACTAACGCCACCAGCTGATGATTAA
- a CDS encoding alpha-amylase family glycosyl hydrolase has product MPTIQFTYCTGLRREIFANVRLTGDWDGNGRYSEQWTTIPMQQAIGEDGCPCFTTTVELDDAQVGWLFRWGVILDSPAGADWWGISTEINDGNSSDRYRSFTLQPDSGKPQQERYYLTHSRLLGAQKYYTEAPQPAIQFAVWSPNAQNVEVVFGGASGYIGDDGSGIDSSRGTLALSRQNNGIWQTNIANSALANFANFDHLPYMYRITKQNGRVEYKTDLYSRCQIGQGNVNPNGAAYTGDYRDLDGSVSCSVVVDPDRVLRQPGNAIAPASQDFITEAEFWQNEFNPNRPLPRRVEDLVIYELHIGALGYGTNRPGNFADALQLLPYLVDLGVNAVELLPMSEFRDEQNWGYETSHYFALEYSAGGRDQLKHFVRECHRNGIAVIMDVVYNHYSPDAGRAQWAYDSDLPEENIYYWYEGNSSNYFYTDGRHFPEGGYVDNMSTGFSPRFHEEMVRKMFISSAATLLEEFHVDGFRVDQTTSMHSYNVLHADGRSLGNVNVFGAKFLREWCRTLKLIRPDVMLMAEDHSDWDRVTQPTENGGLGFDAAWYSSFYHNLVGDASAGREYAKLIPTAGYGNNDPLAMDYFAGALAASGSHKVVYHESHDEAGNSYYNEGGNRIESRRTIVAAVNSAPLIGETRRFAEARCHFACGVTMLSAGTPMFLMGEEIGAQKAYRYRGFMDNREDLLGERQTNGQRLFRFYQDVIRLRLNNSGLRSHNIDIIHVHNANRVIAFRRWDNSQECLIVASLNNNPFGSGYAIESSRLGNGTWQEIFNSDAEPYGGNSVGNLGGSIGSSNGWINVVIPANGFVVLQRI; this is encoded by the coding sequence ATGCCTACCATTCAATTTACGTATTGCACGGGATTAAGAAGAGAGATTTTTGCCAACGTTCGCTTAACTGGTGACTGGGACGGCAACGGACGCTATTCTGAGCAGTGGACGACTATCCCCATGCAACAGGCTATTGGTGAAGATGGTTGTCCCTGCTTTACAACGACAGTTGAGTTAGACGATGCGCAAGTTGGTTGGTTATTTCGTTGGGGTGTAATTTTAGATAGTCCAGCAGGTGCAGATTGGTGGGGCATCTCCACTGAGATTAATGACGGCAATTCGAGCGATCGCTACCGCAGTTTTACCCTACAACCTGACAGCGGGAAACCGCAACAAGAACGCTATTACCTCACGCACTCGCGTCTTTTGGGAGCGCAAAAATACTATACCGAGGCTCCCCAACCAGCGATTCAATTTGCCGTCTGGTCGCCTAACGCTCAAAATGTAGAAGTGGTTTTTGGTGGTGCTAGCGGTTATATAGGCGATGACGGTTCTGGCATCGACTCCTCACGCGGTACGCTGGCTTTATCCCGACAAAACAATGGCATTTGGCAGACAAATATCGCCAATTCCGCCCTCGCTAATTTCGCCAATTTTGACCATCTGCCCTATATGTATCGGATTACGAAACAGAATGGCAGAGTGGAATACAAAACAGATTTGTATTCCCGCTGTCAAATAGGTCAAGGAAATGTCAATCCCAACGGCGCAGCTTATACTGGCGATTACCGCGATCTCGATGGTTCGGTGAGTTGTTCGGTAGTTGTCGATCCCGATCGCGTTTTGAGGCAGCCTGGAAATGCGATCGCGCCAGCTTCACAAGATTTTATTACCGAAGCAGAGTTTTGGCAAAACGAATTTAATCCCAATCGTCCCCTTCCCCGTCGTGTTGAAGATCTCGTTATCTACGAACTGCATATTGGTGCGTTGGGATACGGTACGAATCGACCTGGCAATTTTGCCGATGCCTTGCAACTGCTACCCTACTTAGTCGATTTGGGTGTCAATGCAGTTGAATTGTTGCCCATGTCTGAATTTCGGGATGAGCAAAATTGGGGTTATGAAACATCCCACTACTTTGCTTTAGAATACAGCGCGGGTGGTCGCGACCAATTGAAGCATTTCGTCCGCGAGTGCCATCGTAACGGTATTGCCGTAATTATGGATGTGGTATACAATCACTACTCTCCAGATGCCGGACGCGCACAATGGGCTTACGATTCTGATCTTCCCGAAGAAAACATTTATTACTGGTACGAGGGCAACTCTAGCAATTATTTCTACACTGACGGCAGGCACTTCCCAGAAGGCGGATATGTAGACAACATGTCTACTGGCTTTTCTCCCCGCTTTCATGAGGAGATGGTGCGCAAGATGTTTATTAGTAGCGCCGCGACTCTGTTAGAAGAGTTTCATGTTGACGGTTTCCGCGTCGATCAAACAACTTCGATGCATTCGTATAACGTACTACACGCTGACGGCAGATCGTTAGGTAATGTCAATGTTTTTGGGGCTAAATTCCTGCGAGAATGGTGTCGGACGTTGAAGCTGATCCGCCCAGATGTGATGTTGATGGCGGAGGATCATTCTGATTGGGATCGGGTGACTCAGCCGACTGAAAATGGTGGTTTGGGGTTTGATGCGGCTTGGTATTCCAGTTTCTACCATAATTTAGTTGGCGATGCCAGTGCCGGAAGAGAATACGCCAAACTCATTCCTACCGCTGGTTATGGTAATAACGATCCGCTAGCAATGGATTACTTCGCAGGCGCGTTAGCAGCATCCGGCAGTCATAAGGTTGTCTATCATGAATCCCACGACGAAGCAGGTAACTCCTACTACAACGAAGGTGGCAACCGCATCGAGTCGCGGCGCACGATTGTTGCTGCGGTGAACTCTGCACCTTTAATTGGCGAGACGCGGCGCTTTGCTGAGGCACGCTGTCACTTTGCTTGTGGCGTGACAATGCTGAGTGCGGGTACGCCGATGTTCCTCATGGGTGAAGAAATTGGGGCGCAAAAAGCCTACAGATACCGTGGCTTTATGGATAACCGCGAAGATTTGCTAGGCGAACGGCAAACTAACGGACAGCGATTGTTTCGATTCTATCAGGATGTTATCCGACTGCGGCTCAACAATTCAGGATTGCGATCGCACAATATTGACATCATCCACGTCCACAATGCAAACCGAGTTATTGCATTTAGACGCTGGGATAATTCCCAAGAATGTTTAATTGTCGCCAGTCTTAACAATAATCCTTTTGGATCGGGATATGCGATCGAAAGTTCTCGTCTTGGAAATGGTACGTGGCAGGAAATTTTTAATAGCGATGCCGAACCGTATGGGGGAAATAGTGTCGGCAACTTAGGCGGATCTATTGGTTCTAGCAATGGGTGGATTAATGTTGTCATTCCAGCGAACGGATTTGTTGTCTTGCAACGAATTTAG
- a CDS encoding alpha/beta fold hydrolase: protein MPEQTQTEIFDLGDFQLSTGFILSNAKLAYKTHGKLNAAKDNAILFPHFLGGAPEALEIYIGEDRPLDPRKYFIILPGLLGNGVSSSPSNTAAPFDRGAFPQTYIADDVIAQHRLVTEKFGIDELYLVLGWSVGALQTYEWAVRFPHMVKRAASIAGAPKPSPWTLLWLRTAIEEPILADPAWNNGFYTDPQAVQAGLRRQAHVMALTLPPLGFYREGEEVWRTIGFASMDDFVSRFWEAFMLPQDPNNLINQSRKTRAADPSAGGDLSAALSRIKAQMFVVAFTGDRMFPPEECQRDAERIPNAKYWEVNSIGGHLTTFSLTEQDRQAMDDVLRQVLTA from the coding sequence TGCCAAATTAGCGTATAAAACCCACGGTAAACTGAACGCAGCGAAAGACAATGCGATTCTGTTTCCCCATTTTTTAGGCGGAGCGCCAGAAGCTCTAGAAATCTATATTGGCGAAGATCGTCCGCTCGACCCGCGCAAATACTTTATCATCTTACCTGGGCTGTTAGGCAATGGTGTCTCTTCCTCGCCCAGCAACACAGCCGCACCATTCGATCGCGGAGCCTTCCCGCAAACTTACATTGCTGATGATGTCATCGCTCAGCATCGGCTCGTAACGGAAAAATTCGGCATCGACGAACTGTATTTAGTCCTCGGTTGGTCTGTCGGCGCGCTGCAAACTTATGAGTGGGCGGTTCGCTTTCCCCACATGGTCAAACGTGCTGCTTCGATCGCGGGCGCTCCCAAGCCTTCCCCGTGGACTCTTTTGTGGTTGCGGACGGCAATTGAGGAGCCGATCTTAGCCGATCCCGCTTGGAACAACGGTTTCTACACCGATCCCCAAGCCGTACAAGCTGGATTGCGCCGTCAAGCACACGTCATGGCGCTGACACTACCACCACTGGGATTCTACCGTGAAGGCGAAGAAGTCTGGCGGACGATCGGCTTTGCTTCGATGGATGATTTCGTTTCTCGTTTCTGGGAAGCCTTTATGCTGCCCCAAGACCCCAACAATTTGATTAATCAATCACGCAAGACCCGCGCCGCCGACCCCAGTGCTGGTGGCGATCTATCTGCCGCACTCAGCCGCATTAAAGCACAGATGTTTGTGGTTGCTTTCACTGGCGATCGCATGTTTCCGCCGGAAGAATGCCAGCGCGATGCTGAAAGGATTCCCAACGCTAAGTATTGGGAAGTTAACAGCATCGGCGGACACTTGACGACATTTTCTCTGACTGAGCAAGACAGACAGGCAATGGATGATGTGCTGCGGCAAGTGCTAACAGCCTAG
- a CDS encoding aldo/keto reductase has translation MQTRTLGNNGPHVSALGLGLMGMSDFYGPADEAESISTIHDALDAGITLLDTGDFYGSGHNEMLLREALKGRRREDVFIAVKFGAMRSPNGGFIGVDCRPASVKNFLAYTLKRLGTDYIDLYQPARIDHTVPIEETVGAIAEMVAAGYVRHVGLSEAGAETLRRAQAVHPISWLQIEYSLLSRGIEAEILPTARELGIAIAAYGVLSRGLLSGHWSKQRSETARDFRAYLPRFTGANLDCNLALVEALRAIADEKGATVAQVAIAWALAQGSDIIPLVGARRRDRLAEALGALEVQLSVADLARIEKAVPTTAVAGDRYDAGQMAMLDSERKT, from the coding sequence ATGCAGACACGCACTCTCGGTAACAACGGTCCACATGTCTCTGCCTTGGGTTTAGGGTTGATGGGGATGTCAGACTTCTACGGTCCCGCTGATGAAGCTGAAAGTATTTCTACCATACACGATGCTCTCGACGCTGGGATTACGTTATTGGATACAGGAGACTTCTACGGATCGGGTCATAACGAGATGCTCTTGCGCGAAGCCCTGAAAGGTCGCAGGCGTGAAGATGTCTTTATCGCCGTCAAATTCGGGGCGATGCGATCGCCTAATGGTGGTTTTATTGGCGTTGATTGCCGTCCCGCCTCCGTGAAAAACTTCCTCGCCTACACGCTCAAACGGCTAGGAACCGACTACATCGATCTTTACCAACCAGCGCGGATAGACCATACAGTGCCGATTGAGGAGACAGTCGGCGCGATCGCCGAAATGGTTGCAGCGGGATACGTCCGCCATGTCGGACTTTCAGAAGCAGGAGCCGAAACCCTGCGCCGCGCCCAAGCCGTTCACCCGATTAGTTGGCTGCAAATTGAATATTCGCTCCTCAGTCGCGGTATCGAAGCTGAAATTCTGCCTACAGCCCGCGAACTTGGCATTGCGATCGCTGCCTATGGAGTCCTATCGCGCGGTCTTTTGAGCGGTCACTGGTCGAAACAACGATCCGAAACAGCCCGCGATTTCCGCGCCTACCTGCCCCGCTTTACGGGCGCAAACCTAGATTGCAACCTCGCCCTTGTCGAGGCATTACGGGCGATTGCCGACGAGAAAGGGGCGACAGTGGCTCAAGTCGCGATCGCCTGGGCTTTAGCGCAAGGCTCGGACATTATTCCCCTAGTTGGGGCGCGTCGGCGCGATCGCCTTGCTGAGGCGCTAGGGGCGCTAGAAGTGCAGCTGTCTGTGGCAGATCTCGCCCGGATTGAAAAGGCAGTACCGACAACTGCGGTAGCGGGCGATCGCTACGATGCTGGGCAGATGGCTATGCTCGACAGCGAAAGAAAAACATAA
- a CDS encoding nSTAND1 domain-containing NTPase yields the protein MLNSQQQVQSFGDIALGDGNVFTINQILQVTASAIQTRPLNPTSPYRGLKKFECNNKDLFFGRDRLIANLIEIVSQSNFILLLGASGSGKSSLVRAGIIPQLAERLGAKFRDFTFTPDRNPFESFRISLIGKGYKQSEVESTFENFKTPLNQGIHSLKEKSSQWLIFIDQFEEAFTLCQDLEQRKKFIDNIVAIAKSNRQSVKIILAMRADFLDRFSPYPNLGKIAQQNIHLVTDMHPDELRQAIEQPAAHHGVIFEAGLVEEIIRDIQGQAGSLPLLQYTLDLLWQHEDISDRTLNIKTYRKLGGVRGALQTHVDRIYQHLQPQEQLAAKQIFLRLIDLTATEQEFNIVGKAVSRRAQLTEFDNQLVQNILNRLIDSNLLVTNRQEQSTVEIAHEILINSWSTLKEWIEDSKEAIAIRNRLSEDAQRWQDAGTPSDELWSGSKLQRVEELRQKQEFDRLGGLTGLENQFIDASIAERDRRLWEAETRRKRQLIAVSGASIIFAGLALLAGVQWHQAERQRTILWLRERANQATNLLNFNPVAGVTSAIALTGESIDRFGDRFAQILPQVRSSLRDAIAVPTERNALRGHQGAVWVAAFSPDGQIIASGSIDKTIRLWDKSGKPIGQPFQGHQRGVFSIAFSPDGQYIVSGSADGTVRLWDKSGQEIGQPFQGHVNHVKSVAFSPDGKYIVSGGDDGTVRLWDLQGKPVGKPIQAHQGEVWSVTFSPNGEYIASGGNDNTIRLWDKQGNLRSQPFRGHQDQVFAVAFSPDGKAIASGSADNTMRLWDLRGNAIGQPFTGHEDFVRAVTFSPDGKYILSGSDDKTIRLWDLKGHQIGQPLIGHEYYLYSVGFSPDGETIVSSSEDSTVRLWNRADFESDRTLTGHQDKILAVAISPDEQYVASSSADKTIQLWDKSGKPLTQLQGHQGAVTSIAISPDGQYIASGSNDRTVRLWDKQGHAIARPFQGHAGDVFSVAISPDGRSIVSGSADDTIRLWDKQGNAIAPPFQGHEGGVFSVAVSPDGQSIVSGGNDKTIRVWDLKGNPIGQPWRGHPDEVHSVAFSPDGKYVVSGSRDRTVRLWDRQGNAIGQPFLGHGSIVTSVAFSPDGEYIISGSRDRTVRLWDLQGNAIGQPMQKHEASVTSIAISPDGQHIVSGSWDKTVQLWHGGSFLTWLKTACNKLQAHSILTTSATETAKTASKTCQIKS from the coding sequence ATGCTAAACAGTCAACAACAAGTACAAAGCTTCGGTGATATTGCATTAGGAGATGGGAATGTTTTTACGATTAACCAGATTCTCCAAGTCACTGCTTCTGCAATTCAAACTCGTCCGCTCAATCCAACTTCGCCTTATCGAGGACTGAAAAAGTTTGAATGTAATAATAAAGATCTTTTCTTCGGTCGCGATCGCTTGATTGCCAATTTAATTGAAATTGTTAGTCAAAGTAATTTTATCCTACTTTTGGGTGCGTCTGGGAGTGGCAAGTCATCTTTAGTTCGAGCTGGAATTATCCCTCAACTTGCTGAAAGACTAGGTGCTAAATTTCGCGACTTTACATTTACCCCTGACAGAAACCCCTTTGAATCTTTCCGAATTAGTTTGATTGGTAAAGGCTATAAGCAATCCGAAGTAGAATCTACTTTTGAAAACTTTAAAACTCCTCTAAATCAAGGCATTCATTCACTGAAAGAAAAAAGTTCTCAATGGCTCATATTTATCGATCAGTTTGAAGAGGCTTTTACCTTATGCCAAGATTTAGAACAACGCAAAAAATTTATTGACAATATAGTTGCTATTGCTAAGTCGAATCGGCAGTCTGTTAAAATTATCTTGGCAATGCGGGCAGATTTTTTAGATCGTTTTAGCCCCTATCCAAACTTAGGTAAAATCGCTCAGCAGAATATTCATCTCGTCACCGATATGCACCCAGACGAGTTAAGACAGGCGATCGAACAACCTGCTGCCCATCATGGTGTTATTTTTGAAGCTGGATTAGTAGAAGAAATTATTCGAGATATTCAAGGACAAGCTGGCTCTTTACCTTTATTACAATATACTTTAGATTTACTTTGGCAGCATGAAGATATTTCAGACCGCACTTTAAATATTAAAACTTATCGAAAATTAGGTGGCGTGCGTGGTGCATTGCAAACTCATGTCGATCGCATTTATCAGCATTTACAACCACAAGAGCAACTGGCAGCAAAACAAATTTTTCTGAGATTAATCGATCTAACTGCGACAGAACAAGAATTCAATATAGTAGGAAAAGCTGTCAGTCGTCGCGCCCAGTTGACTGAATTTGATAATCAATTAGTTCAAAACATTTTAAATCGATTGATTGATAGCAACTTATTAGTTACCAATCGTCAAGAACAATCGACTGTAGAAATCGCCCACGAAATTTTAATTAACTCTTGGTCAACTCTGAAAGAATGGATCGAAGATAGTAAAGAAGCGATCGCCATTCGCAATCGATTGTCAGAAGATGCCCAACGCTGGCAAGATGCAGGTACGCCGTCAGATGAACTCTGGAGTGGTTCCAAGTTGCAACGGGTAGAAGAACTACGACAAAAGCAAGAATTCGATCGCTTGGGTGGCTTAACTGGGTTAGAAAATCAATTTATCGATGCCAGTATAGCAGAACGCGATCGCCGTCTTTGGGAAGCAGAAACACGCAGAAAGCGACAACTCATAGCAGTTTCCGGCGCATCCATTATTTTTGCCGGACTCGCACTTTTGGCAGGGGTGCAATGGCATCAAGCCGAACGACAGAGGACAATTTTATGGTTGCGCGAACGGGCAAATCAAGCTACCAACTTACTCAACTTTAACCCAGTAGCAGGAGTAACGAGTGCGATCGCCCTCACTGGTGAGAGTATAGACCGATTTGGCGATCGATTTGCGCAGATATTACCGCAAGTACGTTCTAGTTTACGGGATGCGATCGCCGTCCCGACAGAACGCAATGCCCTCAGAGGACATCAGGGTGCTGTTTGGGTAGCTGCTTTTAGCCCCGATGGTCAAATTATTGCTAGTGGTAGCATCGATAAAACTATACGACTGTGGGATAAATCTGGAAAGCCAATCGGTCAACCTTTTCAAGGACATCAGCGCGGCGTTTTCTCCATTGCTTTTAGCCCTGACGGACAGTATATAGTCAGTGGTAGCGCCGATGGTACAGTACGATTGTGGGATAAATCCGGTCAGGAGATCGGTCAACCGTTCCAAGGTCATGTTAATCATGTCAAATCAGTTGCCTTCAGTCCCGATGGAAAATATATAGTTAGCGGCGGCGATGATGGCACAGTCAGATTATGGGATTTACAAGGCAAGCCTGTAGGTAAGCCAATTCAAGCACATCAAGGCGAAGTTTGGTCAGTTACCTTCAGTCCTAATGGAGAATATATTGCTAGCGGTGGTAATGACAACACGATTAGGCTGTGGGACAAACAAGGAAATCTGCGCAGCCAGCCTTTTCGGGGTCATCAAGACCAGGTTTTTGCAGTTGCCTTCAGTCCAGACGGAAAAGCGATCGCGAGTGGTAGTGCCGATAATACGATGCGCTTGTGGGATCTCAGGGGCAATGCGATCGGTCAACCCTTCACCGGACACGAAGATTTTGTCCGTGCAGTCACTTTTAGCCCCGATGGAAAGTATATTTTGAGTGGCAGCGACGATAAAACAATTCGGTTGTGGGATTTAAAAGGACATCAAATCGGTCAACCACTTATCGGACACGAATATTATCTTTACTCAGTTGGCTTTAGCCCCGATGGAGAAACAATTGTTAGTAGTAGCGAAGATAGTACGGTGCGTTTGTGGAATCGAGCCGATTTTGAAAGCGATCGCACTCTGACGGGACACCAGGATAAAATTTTAGCTGTAGCCATTAGTCCCGATGAGCAGTACGTTGCAAGTAGCAGTGCTGACAAGACAATTCAGTTGTGGGATAAATCTGGAAAGCCTCTAACTCAATTACAAGGTCATCAAGGTGCTGTCACCTCAATTGCTATTAGTCCTGACGGACAGTATATTGCCAGTGGTAGCAACGATCGCACGGTACGATTGTGGGATAAACAGGGTCATGCGATCGCGCGTCCCTTCCAAGGACATGCAGGTGATGTATTCTCGGTTGCTATTAGCCCTGATGGGCGATCGATCGTTAGTGGTAGTGCAGACGACACAATTCGATTGTGGGATAAACAGGGTAACGCGATCGCGCCTCCCTTTCAAGGACATGAAGGTGGTGTATTCTCGGTTGCCGTCAGTCCTGATGGACAATCGATTGTGAGTGGTGGTAACGACAAAACAATTCGCGTTTGGGATCTCAAGGGCAATCCTATCGGTCAACCCTGGCGCGGTCATCCAGATGAAGTTCACTCAGTAGCTTTTAGTCCTGATGGAAAATATGTCGTTAGCGGTAGCCGCGATCGCACGGTACGATTGTGGGATCGTCAAGGCAACGCGATCGGTCAGCCTTTTTTAGGGCATGGTAGTATCGTCACATCCGTTGCTTTTAGCCCAGATGGAGAATATATCATTAGTGGTAGTCGCGATCGCACGGTAAGACTGTGGGATTTGCAAGGCAATGCGATCGGTCAACCGATGCAAAAGCATGAAGCTTCTGTCACCTCAATTGCAATTAGCCCCGACGGGCAACATATTGTCAGCGGCAGTTGGGATAAAACAGTACAATTATGGCACGGTGGTAGTTTCTTAACTTGGTTGAAAACAGCTTGCAACAAACTACAAGCGCATTCCATTCTCACCACATCTGCTACAGAAACAGCAAAGACAGCCAGCAAAACCTGTCAAATTAAGTCGTAA
- a CDS encoding NAD-dependent epimerase/dehydratase family protein: protein MTIILVTGSAGLIGSESVRFFCDRGYTVVGIDNNMRQAFFGENASTKWNRDLLLEKYAERYIHHNIDIRDREAVTQLFQHYGTDISLIIHTAAQPSHDWAARDPYTDFTVNANGTLVLLENTRQICPNAVFIFCSTNKVYGDTPNLLPLVEQEWRWEIEAAHPYNVGIDETMSIDQCKHSLFGASKVAADVLVQEYGRYFGMKTASFRGGCLTGPSHSGTELHGFLSYLMKCTMLGKPYRVYGYKGKQVRDNIHSYDLVNAFYHFYQAPRVAEVYNIGGSRFSNCSILEAIQECEAIAEKKLNWTYEEINRIGDHVWWISDVQKFQQHYPDWNLTYGIKNIVKEIYIQNTSRWN, encoded by the coding sequence ATGACAATTATTCTAGTCACGGGTTCGGCAGGATTAATTGGTTCTGAATCAGTGAGATTTTTCTGCGATCGGGGTTATACCGTTGTAGGAATTGATAATAATATGCGGCAAGCGTTCTTTGGGGAAAATGCTTCTACTAAATGGAATCGCGATCTCCTGTTAGAAAAATATGCAGAACGCTACATTCATCATAATATTGACATTCGCGATCGCGAGGCAGTTACTCAACTATTTCAACACTATGGCACAGACATTAGCTTAATTATTCATACAGCAGCTCAGCCTTCACATGACTGGGCAGCTCGCGACCCCTACACTGATTTTACAGTCAATGCTAACGGTACTTTGGTCTTACTAGAAAATACCCGCCAAATTTGTCCAAATGCGGTTTTCATTTTTTGTTCTACTAATAAAGTTTATGGAGATACACCCAATTTATTACCACTAGTCGAGCAAGAGTGGCGCTGGGAAATTGAGGCAGCACATCCATATAATGTCGGCATTGATGAAACCATGAGTATCGACCAATGTAAGCATTCCTTATTTGGAGCTTCCAAGGTTGCAGCAGATGTATTAGTCCAAGAATACGGACGTTACTTTGGCATGAAAACTGCTAGCTTTCGGGGCGGATGTTTAACAGGTCCTAGTCACTCAGGTACTGAGTTACATGGGTTTCTATCTTATTTAATGAAATGCACGATGTTGGGAAAACCTTATCGGGTTTATGGCTACAAGGGCAAGCAAGTTCGAGACAATATTCATAGCTACGATCTGGTCAATGCTTTCTATCATTTTTACCAAGCTCCTCGTGTTGCTGAAGTTTACAACATTGGGGGAAGTCGGTTCAGCAATTGCTCGATATTAGAAGCGATTCAAGAATGTGAAGCGATCGCTGAGAAAAAACTGAATTGGACTTATGAAGAGATTAATAGAATTGGAGATCATGTCTGGTGGATTAGTGATGTTCAGAAGTTTCAACAGCATTATCCAGACTGGAACTTGACTTATGGTATTAAAAACATTGTCAAAGAAATTTACATTCAAAATACTAGCCGTTGGAATTAA
- a CDS encoding alpha/beta fold hydrolase produces MYIGRDWSIDHNQRAKVNNAELRYALVGSGEPVLCIHGTNIADSLITPLQFYPQLFEKYQFISYYRAGYNGSTLEKDSLSIEEGAEHAKQLLEHLGIKKAHILAFSFGGVIGFQFMLSYPEMVHSAILLEPYLPREAPEAVEANVNAFNRAMDLFKAGDRLGAAQRYMVDVCGHSFLSAVDMTNPIDVWDRVAVDANITFTIDFPAISNWGFRMSEADRLVEKKPTMPVLAAMGLDSEAAMPGFRETQQFLIDWLPQAERCGIMNATHGMQSMNPVEVGQAALAFLQKHPMS; encoded by the coding sequence ATGTATATCGGTCGCGATTGGTCAATCGATCACAACCAACGGGCAAAAGTCAACAACGCCGAACTCAGATATGCTTTAGTGGGGAGTGGCGAACCCGTACTGTGCATTCATGGTACGAATATTGCTGACAGCCTGATTACACCGCTACAGTTTTATCCCCAACTGTTTGAAAAATACCAGTTTATCAGCTACTACAGAGCTGGCTACAACGGCAGCACCCTAGAGAAAGATAGTTTGAGCATTGAAGAAGGTGCAGAACACGCTAAACAATTGTTGGAGCATTTAGGAATTAAAAAAGCTCACATTCTGGCTTTTTCCTTTGGTGGTGTCATTGGCTTCCAGTTCATGCTGTCCTATCCCGAAATGGTGCATTCTGCCATCCTGCTCGAACCATATCTGCCGAGAGAAGCACCAGAAGCGGTGGAAGCAAACGTGAATGCCTTTAACCGAGCAATGGATCTGTTTAAAGCTGGCGATCGCCTGGGTGCGGCTCAGCGCTACATGGTGGATGTCTGCGGACACAGTTTTTTGAGTGCCGTGGATATGACGAATCCAATTGACGTGTGGGACAGAGTTGCTGTTGATGCCAATATCACTTTCACGATTGATTTTCCGGCAATTTCCAATTGGGGATTCAGAATGTCAGAGGCAGATCGGCTAGTCGAGAAAAAACCCACTATGCCAGTCTTGGCGGCGATGGGATTGGACAGCGAAGCGGCGATGCCTGGTTTTCGTGAAACGCAGCAGTTTCTGATCGACTGGCTACCGCAAGCAGAACGCTGCGGCATTATGAATGCAACTCACGGGATGCAAAGCATGAATCCTGTAGAAGTCGGACAAGCTGCCCTGGCTTTTCTCCAGAAGCACCCAATGAGTTAA